Proteins found in one Mangifera indica cultivar Alphonso chromosome 15, CATAS_Mindica_2.1, whole genome shotgun sequence genomic segment:
- the LOC123197365 gene encoding transcription factor TCP13-like, with the protein MISSSKDQADSSTKPEGNARDGKMIKASSSTTSSPWLRLKDPRIVRVSRAFGGKDRHSKVCTIRGLRDRRVRLSVPTAIQLYDLQDRLGLNQPSKVVDWLLNQAKHEIDELPPLPVQPGNLGLTYQQEGFRINSSVNREDGDEGLPRSNTIWGSNALWRAKSKETAREAAINGKENWTKGTQKEKQGANEGQAAEVSSINFLPRPHNSSLSGLLNTVVPYGSYSNFPLSHQLGSHHGFTSQTEELHNFNAVPLPSTLSLSSGSQILVTPQQLFPSHVTASVQIDPRQINQFQMLSSSSSHNLSSNSLSPPLQSISQSMRPFHFSMTPMLLPSHSNSGSQSEKDQEFPSK; encoded by the coding sequence ATGATTTCAAGTTCCAAAGATCAAGCAGATTCTTCCACAAAACCGGAAGGAAATGCAAGAGATGGCAAGATGATTAAGGCTTCATCTAGTACTACTTCATCTCCATGGTTAAGGTTGAAGGATCCAAGAATTGTGCGTGTTTCGCGAGCTTTTGGAGGTAAAGACAGGCATAGCAAAGTTTGTACCATAAGAGGATTGAGAGATAGGCGAGTGAGGCTTTCTGTGCCCACTGCTATTCAGTTGTATGATCTTCAAGATAGACTTGGACTTAATCAACCAAGCAAAGTTGTTGATTGGTTGCTCAACCAGGCGAAGCATGAAATTGATGAACTGCCGCCCCtcccagtgcaaccagggaatTTGGGTCTAACCTATCAGCAAGAAGGGTTTAGGATCAATAGCAGTGTCAATCGGGAAGATGGAGACGAAGGATTGCCCAGATCAAATACAATCTGGGGTTCTAACGCTCTTTGGAGGGCTAAATCAAAAGAAACTGCACGGGAAGCAGCAATAAATGGGAAAGAAAATTGGACAAAGGGAACTCAAAAGGAGAAGCAAGGTGCTAATGAAGGGCAAGCAGCAGAAGTTTCTTCAATCAACTTCTTACCTAGACCCCACAATTCTTCCTTATCAGGCTTGTTGAATACTGTTGTGCCTTATGGTTCATATTCAAATTTTCCTTTGTCTCATCAATTAGGAAGTCATCACGGATTTACATCCCAAACAGAAGAGCTTCATAACTTCAATGCTGTGCCATTGCCATCCACATTGTCTCTATCATCCGGCTCTCAGATTTTGGTAACACCGCAACAACTCTTCCCTTCACATGTTACAGCTTCTGTTCAGATTGATCCGCGACAAATCAACCAGTTTCAAATGTTGAGCTCCAGTAGTTCACACAACCTCTCTTCAAATTCTCTTTCCCCACCTTTACAATCCATAAGCCAGTCCATGAGACCCTTCCATTTTAGTATGACTCCTATGCTTCTTCCTTCTCACAGCAACAGCGGTAGCCAGTCAGAAAAGGACCAAGAGTTTCCTTCTAAATAA